The Pseudomonas rhizosphaerae genomic sequence GGTGGTGTAGGCGCAGGTGTTCAGGGCGAACGCCAGGATGGTGCAGTTCATCGCATCGCGGAAGAAGTCGTTGAGCAGGGGCTGCCCACGCACGGCCTCCAGGCTGTAGATGCCGGTGTAGCAGATCAGCAGCTGGATATAGAGCGGTGTTCCGCGAAACAGGTAGGTATAGAACTGCACTGGCCAGCGCACCCAGCGCCGGCGCGAAACCCTGGCGATCGACAGTGGCACCGAAACCGCGAAGCCGATCACCAGCGCCGCACTGAGCAGCCACAGGGTCATGGCCAGGCCGGTGATGTTCTGCCCATCGGAATAGAGGAAAGGCCGCCAGTATTCCTGGAGAAGTTCGATCATCGCAGCGCCTCCCGGGTACCCGCGCTGTAGCGTCGCTCAAGC encodes the following:
- a CDS encoding ABC transporter permease, coding for MIELLQEYWRPFLYSDGQNITGLAMTLWLLSAALVIGFAVSVPLSIARVSRRRWVRWPVQFYTYLFRGTPLYIQLLICYTGIYSLEAVRGQPLLNDFFRDAMNCTILAFALNTCAYTTEIFAGAIRSMNHGEVEAAKAYGLSGWKLYAYVIMPSALRRSLPYYSNEVILMLHSTTVAFTATIPDILKVARDANSATFLTFQSFGIAALIYLTITFALVGLFRLAERRWLAFLGPTH